Proteins from one Candidatus Sulfotelmatobacter sp. genomic window:
- a CDS encoding HAD family hydrolase, with amino-acid sequence MARAIDCVLFDLDDTLHDDTTAYRAAAKAAAEMVARERGVDAQALADAYDGEAMTFWHSLTAESLNRAIGDERQRMWDTALRAVGIDDPALAARAAQAYVAARADVLALSPGALDVLTNLRARGCRLGLVTNGFAATHHDKIDRLGLREKMDAFFLADEVGMVKPDPELFRHACAVLGSTPERTAMVGDRYERDVVGAAEAGLFTVLIDVHAIPLPEGARPPDATIVAIEDVLGVIPLADALQRDSGS; translated from the coding sequence ATGGCGCGCGCGATCGACTGCGTGTTGTTCGACCTCGACGACACGCTCCACGACGATACGACCGCGTACCGCGCGGCGGCCAAAGCGGCGGCCGAGATGGTGGCACGCGAGCGCGGCGTCGACGCGCAAGCGCTGGCCGACGCCTACGACGGCGAGGCGATGACGTTCTGGCACTCGCTGACCGCGGAGTCGCTCAACCGCGCGATCGGCGACGAGCGCCAGCGCATGTGGGATACCGCGCTGCGCGCCGTCGGCATCGACGACCCGGCGCTGGCCGCGCGTGCCGCGCAGGCGTACGTCGCGGCGCGCGCCGACGTGCTCGCGCTCTCGCCGGGGGCGCTCGACGTGCTGACGAACCTGCGCGCGCGCGGCTGCCGGCTGGGCCTGGTGACGAACGGCTTCGCCGCGACCCATCACGACAAGATCGATCGCCTCGGCCTGCGCGAGAAGATGGACGCGTTCTTCCTGGCCGACGAGGTCGGGATGGTGAAACCCGATCCCGAGCTGTTTCGCCACGCCTGCGCAGTGCTGGGCAGCACGCCGGAGCGCACCGCGATGGTCGGCGACCGTTACGAGCGCGACGTCGTCGGCGCGGCCGAGGCCGGCTTGTTCACCGTCCTGATCGACGTCCACGCGATCCCGTTGCCGGAGGGCGCGCGCCCACCCGACGCGACGATCGTCGCGATCGAGGACGTCCTCGGCGTCATTCCGCTCGCGGACGCGCTTCAACGCGACTCCGGTTCCTAG
- a CDS encoding glycoside hydrolase family 38 C-terminal domain-containing protein produces the protein MHARLAVRARADATVTLGAAVTFPDGPLHLTYHTRTGALLRIDGVVRGAFDVQHATIALPPQPGRHEVTLEVERSSVPTSGLPAGDGVRWRWMLAHAAQRPAQVLTVEPAPADGAGETIDVPLVGHAHLDVAWLWTYDATRRKALRTFATALRQVETTPYVFAQSQPQLYAWVAAADRALFERIRARLGGGWDAGVATMWVEPDCHAPSGESLLRQFAHGIRWMRDELGVEPTVAWLPDSFGFPGSFPTLAAHAGVFRFATTKLQWNEVTRWPYPQFRWIGDDGATLTAAVVDAYEGGVGEQRLAKARTRHEPLVVGYGDGGGGATDEQLAQVGPGSHGWTRLEDWFAGVSARPLPDYRGELYLETHRGTYTTHHDVKQRNAACERGLARAEELAAWCVAVRAPETVRRALADDLRTAWRIVLRGQFHDVLPGTSITPVYADVHADYDHVEAILERVAAAARSILPRSDVRPSVSAPVRPHADGDGWIVENDFVRARLRADGTVDELSARDGANVVSVANGIVAFVDKPKRWDAWNVDAGYERRPVRVRPNDARLEDDALRVQLAVGKRSRATMRVALHEDEPWLRVELAVAWHEDHVLLRAEHRVALPAQTVRFGEPHGTRVRTAYPTTDAERARFEVPGQRWAHVAAGERGLAVFTSDLYGWSALGLKNGGVRLGTSLLRSPRWPDPNADRGERRLSYALVPTAGATISALEHGWLAYAEEERVRLFTCEDDAVLVVATYPSDDGGGVVVRVRELDGANRAVALRCGGRMREAQPIDAVERPIAGDASIVDEELRFALGAFALRSFLVRF, from the coding sequence ATGCATGCGCGGCTCGCCGTCCGCGCGCGCGCCGACGCGACCGTCACGCTGGGCGCGGCCGTCACCTTCCCCGACGGCCCGCTGCACCTGACGTATCATACGCGCACCGGCGCGTTGTTGCGGATCGACGGCGTCGTGCGCGGCGCGTTCGACGTGCAGCACGCGACGATCGCGCTGCCGCCGCAGCCCGGCCGGCACGAGGTGACGCTCGAGGTCGAGCGCAGCTCGGTGCCGACCAGCGGCCTGCCGGCCGGCGACGGCGTGCGCTGGCGCTGGATGCTGGCGCACGCGGCGCAGCGTCCCGCCCAGGTGCTCACCGTCGAACCGGCGCCGGCCGACGGCGCGGGCGAGACGATCGACGTGCCGCTGGTCGGGCACGCCCACCTCGACGTGGCGTGGCTGTGGACGTACGACGCGACGCGCCGCAAGGCGCTGCGCACGTTCGCGACCGCGCTGCGCCAGGTCGAGACGACTCCCTATGTCTTCGCGCAGAGCCAGCCGCAGCTCTACGCCTGGGTCGCGGCCGCCGACCGCGCGTTGTTCGAGCGCATCCGCGCGCGGCTGGGCGGCGGCTGGGACGCGGGCGTCGCGACGATGTGGGTCGAGCCCGACTGTCACGCGCCCAGCGGCGAGTCGCTGCTGCGCCAGTTCGCGCACGGGATCCGTTGGATGCGCGACGAGCTGGGCGTCGAGCCGACCGTGGCGTGGCTGCCCGACAGCTTCGGTTTCCCCGGCTCGTTTCCGACGCTGGCCGCGCACGCCGGCGTGTTCCGTTTCGCGACCACCAAGCTGCAGTGGAACGAGGTGACGCGCTGGCCCTATCCGCAGTTCCGCTGGATCGGCGACGACGGCGCGACGCTGACCGCGGCGGTCGTCGACGCGTACGAGGGCGGCGTCGGCGAACAGCGGCTGGCGAAGGCGCGCACGCGCCACGAGCCGCTGGTCGTCGGGTACGGCGACGGCGGCGGCGGCGCGACCGACGAGCAGCTCGCGCAGGTCGGCCCGGGCTCGCACGGGTGGACGCGCCTGGAGGACTGGTTCGCCGGCGTGAGCGCGCGGCCGTTGCCCGACTACCGCGGCGAGCTGTACCTGGAGACGCACCGCGGGACGTACACGACCCATCACGACGTCAAGCAGCGCAACGCGGCGTGCGAGCGCGGCCTGGCGCGGGCGGAGGAGCTGGCGGCGTGGTGCGTCGCCGTCCGCGCGCCGGAGACGGTGCGCCGCGCGCTGGCCGACGATCTGCGCACCGCGTGGCGGATCGTGCTGCGCGGGCAGTTCCACGACGTCTTGCCGGGGACGTCGATCACGCCGGTCTACGCCGACGTCCACGCCGACTACGATCACGTCGAAGCGATCCTCGAGCGCGTCGCCGCCGCGGCGCGCAGCATCTTGCCGCGCAGCGACGTGCGCCCGTCGGTCTCGGCGCCGGTGCGCCCGCACGCCGACGGCGACGGTTGGATCGTCGAGAACGACTTCGTGCGCGCGCGCCTGCGCGCCGACGGCACGGTCGACGAGCTGAGCGCGCGCGACGGCGCGAACGTGGTCTCGGTGGCGAACGGGATCGTCGCGTTCGTCGACAAGCCCAAGCGCTGGGATGCCTGGAACGTCGACGCGGGCTACGAGCGCCGGCCCGTGCGGGTGCGGCCGAACGACGCGCGGCTCGAGGACGACGCGCTGCGCGTGCAGCTGGCGGTCGGCAAACGCTCGCGCGCGACGATGCGCGTCGCGCTGCACGAAGACGAGCCGTGGCTGCGCGTCGAGCTGGCCGTCGCCTGGCACGAGGACCACGTGCTGTTGCGCGCCGAGCACCGGGTCGCGCTCCCCGCGCAAACGGTGCGCTTCGGCGAACCGCACGGCACGCGCGTGCGCACCGCCTATCCGACCACCGACGCGGAGCGCGCGCGTTTCGAGGTCCCCGGTCAGCGCTGGGCGCACGTCGCCGCCGGCGAGCGCGGGCTGGCGGTGTTCACGTCCGACCTCTACGGTTGGAGCGCGCTCGGCCTCAAGAACGGCGGCGTGCGGCTGGGCACCTCGCTGTTGCGGTCGCCGCGCTGGCCCGATCCGAACGCGGACCGCGGCGAACGCCGTCTCTCGTACGCGCTCGTGCCGACCGCCGGCGCGACGATCTCGGCGCTCGAGCACGGCTGGCTGGCGTACGCCGAGGAGGAACGCGTGCGGCTGTTCACTTGCGAGGACGACGCGGTGCTGGTGGTGGCGACCTATCCGTCGGACGACGGCGGCGGCGTGGTCGTGCGGGTGCGCGAGCTCGACGGCGCGAACCGCGCGGTCGCGCTGCGCTGCGGCGGACGGATGCGCGAGGCGCAGCCGATCGACGCCGTCGAACGCCCGATCGCCGGCGACGCGTCGATCGTCGACGAGGAGCTGCGCTTCGCGCTCGGCGCGTTCGCGCTGCGCTCGTTCCTGGTGCGGTTCTGA
- a CDS encoding alpha/beta hydrolase, which translates to MGEAAFVTTRDARIAYLEHGPREGRPLLLVHGFPDDARTWDALVPPLVDAGFRTIAPWVRGFGPTTLAEGAARTGEIAALAADVLALADALEFEQFDYVGHDWGARAGYAAAVLAPERFRSLTALAVAYGTNVAAQRLSVDQGRAYWYQWYFATPRGEEELRTNRHAFCRSLWGHWSPGWHPTSEEYDVTAVSFANPDFVPIVLSSYRQRWGFVPGAERYAAERAALEGAPHVTVPTLALLGRDDGATLPASADGSAALFDAPYEVRIVPDCGHFLQRERPAVVADALLAHLRERDAV; encoded by the coding sequence GTGGGTGAAGCGGCTTTCGTCACGACGCGCGACGCACGGATCGCATATCTCGAGCACGGACCGCGCGAGGGCCGTCCGCTGCTGCTCGTGCACGGCTTCCCGGACGACGCGCGCACCTGGGACGCGCTCGTCCCGCCGCTCGTCGACGCCGGGTTTCGCACCATCGCGCCGTGGGTGCGCGGCTTCGGTCCGACGACGCTGGCCGAGGGTGCGGCGCGAACCGGCGAGATCGCGGCGCTGGCCGCCGACGTGCTCGCGCTGGCCGATGCGCTGGAGTTCGAGCAGTTCGACTACGTCGGCCACGACTGGGGTGCGCGCGCCGGCTACGCCGCCGCGGTGCTGGCGCCGGAGCGGTTTCGCAGCCTGACCGCGCTGGCCGTCGCCTACGGAACGAACGTCGCCGCGCAGCGGCTCTCGGTCGATCAGGGCCGCGCGTATTGGTACCAGTGGTACTTCGCGACCCCGCGCGGCGAGGAGGAGCTGCGCACGAACCGGCACGCGTTCTGCCGGTCGTTGTGGGGCCACTGGTCGCCCGGCTGGCATCCGACCAGCGAAGAGTACGACGTGACCGCGGTTTCGTTCGCCAACCCCGACTTCGTGCCGATCGTCCTCTCGTCGTATCGCCAGCGCTGGGGTTTCGTTCCCGGGGCGGAACGCTACGCGGCCGAGCGCGCCGCCCTGGAGGGCGCACCGCACGTCACCGTCCCGACCCTGGCGCTGTTGGGACGCGACGACGGCGCGACCTTGCCGGCCAGCGCCGACGGCAGCGCGGCCCTGTTCGACGCGCCGTACGAGGTGCGGATCGTGCCGGATTGCGGTCACTTCCTGCAGCGCGAGCGACCGGCCGTCGTCGCCGACGCGCTGTTGGCGCACTTGCGCGAACGCGACGCCGTGTAA
- a CDS encoding fatty acid desaturase CarF family protein encodes MTYALIAATIVLHACICLLAADFLAGVVHWAEDTWLRPGISPLLDKWVVLPNLEHHQRPGGIHYWGHCGTPPRAIALLQRLGVLQPAAHHALHHKRPYGVRYCTTTTFLNPVLDRIGFWRGLERIAERCGARVHRATPARGGY; translated from the coding sequence ATGACATACGCACTCATCGCCGCGACGATCGTCCTGCACGCGTGCATCTGCCTGCTGGCGGCGGACTTCTTGGCCGGCGTCGTCCACTGGGCGGAAGACACCTGGCTGCGTCCCGGCATCTCTCCGCTGCTCGACAAGTGGGTCGTCCTGCCGAACCTCGAGCACCATCAGCGCCCCGGCGGGATCCATTACTGGGGACACTGCGGCACCCCCCCGCGCGCGATCGCGCTGCTGCAGCGGCTAGGCGTGTTGCAGCCGGCCGCGCACCACGCGCTGCATCACAAGCGCCCGTACGGCGTGCGCTACTGCACGACGACGACGTTCCTGAATCCGGTGCTCGACCGGATCGGCTTCTGGCGCGGGCTGGAACGAATCGCCGAGCGCTGCGGGGCGCGCGTCCACCGCGCCACCCCGGCGCGCGGCGGCTACTGA
- a CDS encoding LuxR C-terminal-related transcriptional regulator, translated as MASGPFAGLLARRFGDVPFADRVRDHGHAPSVELLLARRATGASPALAPSAKAPVEPLTAREHEILTLLATGLSNGEIAQRLIISPRTVETHVARVTGKLGVNSRARAVARAIALGIIAVQ; from the coding sequence GTGGCAAGCGGTCCGTTTGCCGGCCTGCTGGCGCGCCGCTTCGGCGATGTTCCGTTCGCCGATCGCGTGCGCGACCACGGGCACGCGCCGAGCGTCGAGCTGCTCCTCGCCCGGCGCGCGACCGGCGCCTCGCCGGCCCTCGCGCCGTCGGCCAAGGCGCCGGTCGAGCCGCTGACCGCGCGCGAGCACGAGATCCTTACCCTCTTGGCGACCGGTCTGAGCAACGGCGAGATCGCGCAGCGTCTGATCATCTCGCCGCGCACGGTCGAAACGCACGTCGCGCGGGTGACCGGGAAGCTCGGCGTCAACTCGCGCGCCCGCGCGGTGGCCCGGGCGATCGCGCTCGGCATCATCGCCGTTCAGTAG
- a CDS encoding cupin domain-containing protein, which yields MRQTVVPGIWSWSAWQPDRNLDFNGFFVETREGNLVVDPIAPDDALLAELRERGVAAVIVTNRDHERGSAAVAAATGARVLAPALDAAELTRAPDATLQPEDLVHGWRVLGFEGLKTPGEVALFDRARKAVIVGDAIWGTPAGALTLMPDAKLADPARALLALRRLRAVKPDHLLVGDGACIFGNAYAALNAMFAARDGVATFRVNLDELRFFQGLDAPPAFRGAWTAEVGYLLGGMELGTAAYRLPPGVHLCPTHWHAREEELLLVLRGAPTLRMPQGTFALREGDLVAFPVGPAGAHRLWNDTQDEVEVLMIARYAYDTDVCFYPDSDKVLIEVGDTIVRASPALDYWDRES from the coding sequence ATGCGCCAGACGGTCGTCCCCGGGATCTGGTCGTGGTCGGCGTGGCAGCCCGACCGCAACCTGGACTTCAACGGTTTCTTCGTCGAGACGCGCGAGGGAAATCTGGTCGTCGATCCGATCGCGCCCGACGACGCGCTGCTGGCCGAGCTGCGCGAGCGCGGCGTCGCGGCGGTGATCGTGACCAACCGCGACCACGAGCGCGGCAGCGCGGCCGTCGCCGCGGCGACCGGTGCGCGCGTCCTCGCGCCCGCGCTCGACGCGGCCGAGCTGACGCGCGCGCCCGACGCGACGTTGCAACCGGAAGACCTCGTGCACGGCTGGCGCGTGCTGGGCTTCGAAGGACTCAAGACGCCCGGCGAGGTCGCGCTGTTCGACCGCGCGCGCAAGGCCGTGATCGTCGGTGACGCGATCTGGGGGACGCCGGCGGGTGCGCTGACGCTGATGCCCGACGCGAAGCTCGCCGATCCGGCGCGCGCGCTGCTCGCGCTGCGCCGACTGCGCGCGGTCAAGCCCGATCACTTGCTGGTCGGCGACGGCGCGTGCATCTTCGGCAACGCGTACGCCGCGCTCAACGCGATGTTCGCCGCGCGCGACGGGGTCGCCACCTTCCGCGTCAACCTCGACGAGCTGCGCTTCTTCCAGGGTCTCGACGCGCCGCCGGCGTTCCGCGGCGCGTGGACGGCCGAGGTCGGCTATCTGCTCGGCGGGATGGAGCTCGGCACGGCGGCGTACCGGCTGCCGCCCGGCGTCCACCTGTGCCCGACGCACTGGCACGCGCGCGAAGAGGAGCTGCTGCTGGTGCTGCGCGGAGCGCCGACGCTGCGCATGCCGCAGGGAACGTTCGCGCTGCGCGAAGGCGATCTGGTCGCGTTTCCGGTCGGTCCCGCCGGCGCGCACCGGCTCTGGAACGACACGCAGGACGAGGTCGAGGTCCTGATGATCGCGCGCTACGCCTACGACACCGACGTCTGCTTCTATCCCGACTCCGACAAGGTGCTGATCGAGGTCGGCGACACGATCGTGCGCGCGAGCCCGGCGCTCGACTACTGGGACCGCGAGAGCTGA
- the tcuB gene encoding tricarballylate utilization 4Fe-4S protein TcuB produces the protein MLELDLTTELDRQLLVCNACRYCEGFCAMFGAAQLRTAIGDGDLAYLSSLCHDCRMCFDACMFTPPHDYAVNIPAIMAQARVQTYARYARPAVLGALLRSPARTAVLAVAAGIAIVLCAVLLASGATALWTPALGPGAFYRVLPYTVMVTGATALVLAGAFALVVAGRAYARDIGGGAPFVRGSTLRTALREALALTYLRGGGVGCYDEGRGSSRRRIFHGLVFWGVTANFAATTLAAIGQEFLHRVPPYPLWSPPVALGALGGIALAIGAAGLFVVKRRSDPAPTAARQLALDDAFLVLLELAALSGLALLALRTTPAMGTLLIVHLGTIVGLFTTAPYGKLVHAMYRSIALVKHAAEREATPHGPNTDT, from the coding sequence GTGCTCGAGCTTGACCTGACGACGGAGCTGGACCGCCAGCTGTTGGTCTGCAACGCCTGCCGCTATTGCGAAGGCTTCTGCGCGATGTTCGGCGCGGCGCAGCTGCGCACGGCGATCGGCGACGGCGACCTCGCCTATCTCTCGAGTCTGTGTCACGACTGCCGGATGTGCTTCGACGCCTGCATGTTCACGCCGCCGCACGACTACGCGGTCAACATCCCGGCGATCATGGCGCAGGCGCGCGTGCAGACCTACGCGCGCTACGCCAGGCCCGCCGTGCTCGGCGCGCTGCTGCGCAGTCCGGCCCGAACGGCCGTCCTCGCCGTCGCCGCCGGCATCGCAATCGTGCTGTGCGCGGTGCTGCTCGCGTCCGGCGCCACCGCGCTCTGGACGCCCGCGCTCGGCCCCGGCGCGTTCTACCGCGTGCTGCCCTATACGGTGATGGTCACCGGCGCAACCGCGCTCGTCCTCGCCGGCGCGTTCGCGCTGGTGGTCGCCGGCCGCGCGTACGCGCGCGACATCGGCGGCGGCGCGCCGTTCGTTCGTGGATCGACGCTGCGCACCGCCCTGCGCGAAGCGCTCGCGTTGACGTACTTGCGCGGCGGCGGCGTGGGCTGTTACGACGAAGGCCGCGGGTCGAGCCGCCGGCGGATCTTCCACGGCCTGGTGTTCTGGGGCGTCACGGCCAACTTCGCGGCGACGACGCTGGCGGCAATCGGTCAGGAGTTCCTGCACCGCGTGCCGCCGTATCCGCTGTGGAGTCCGCCGGTCGCGCTCGGTGCGCTCGGCGGGATCGCGCTCGCGATCGGCGCCGCCGGCCTGTTCGTCGTCAAGCGACGCAGCGATCCCGCCCCGACGGCGGCGCGGCAGCTCGCGCTCGACGACGCGTTCCTCGTCCTGCTGGAGCTGGCCGCGCTCAGCGGCCTGGCGCTGCTCGCGCTGCGCACGACGCCGGCGATGGGAACGCTCTTGATCGTGCACCTGGGCACGATCGTCGGGCTGTTCACGACCGCGCCGTACGGGAAGCTGGTGCACGCGATGTATCGTTCGATCGCGCTGGTCAAGCACGCCGCCGAACGGGAAGCGACCCCGCACGGCCCGAACACGGACACGTGA
- the tcuA gene encoding FAD-dependent tricarballylate dehydrogenase TcuA, whose protein sequence is MSSGEFDVVVCGGGNAALCAAITARRAGARVLLLERAPMRLRGGNTRHTRDVRFAHAAPNAAATGAYPEAELFDDLLRVTGGETNETLARLTIGESTTLAAWMAEQGIRWQRPLTGALHLDRTNGFFLGGGKQLVNTYYDTALRLGVEVAYEATVRALTADDLRVTDVVYEREGREARVAAAAVVVAAGGFEADVAWLAEYWGEAASRFTIRGTPHNTGVALRAMYAIGAQPIGDPRGFHAVAVDARAPRFDGGIVTRIDAIPFGIAVDARARRFYDEGEDLWPKRYAIWGKLIAELPGQTAFAIFDAKTARGFIPSVYRPERADTLPALATRLGLSPDALEDTVRAFNAAVRPGGTVRLGELDGCTTDGLVPPKSNWAQPIDTPPFFGYPLRPGVTFTYLGVAVNAAAQVLREDGAPFDNLFAAGECMAGNILTRGYLAGFGLTIGSTFGRLAGTGAARRARA, encoded by the coding sequence ATGTCTTCGGGCGAATTCGACGTCGTGGTCTGCGGGGGCGGAAACGCGGCCCTGTGCGCGGCGATCACCGCCCGGCGCGCCGGCGCGCGCGTGCTGCTGCTCGAGCGTGCGCCGATGCGGCTGCGCGGCGGGAACACCCGGCATACGCGCGACGTGCGTTTCGCGCACGCCGCGCCGAACGCCGCGGCGACCGGCGCGTATCCCGAAGCCGAGCTGTTCGACGACCTGCTGCGCGTCACCGGCGGCGAGACGAACGAGACGCTGGCGCGGCTGACGATCGGCGAGTCGACCACGCTGGCCGCGTGGATGGCCGAGCAGGGCATCCGGTGGCAGCGGCCCCTCACCGGCGCGCTGCATCTCGACCGCACCAACGGTTTCTTTTTAGGAGGCGGCAAACAGCTCGTCAACACCTATTACGATACCGCGCTGCGACTGGGCGTGGAGGTCGCGTACGAGGCGACCGTGCGCGCGCTGACGGCGGACGATCTGCGCGTCACCGACGTCGTCTACGAGCGTGAGGGACGTGAAGCACGCGTCGCGGCGGCCGCGGTGGTCGTGGCGGCCGGCGGCTTCGAGGCCGACGTCGCATGGCTGGCCGAGTACTGGGGCGAGGCGGCGTCGCGCTTCACGATCCGCGGTACGCCGCACAACACCGGCGTCGCCCTGCGCGCGATGTACGCGATCGGTGCGCAACCGATCGGCGATCCGCGCGGTTTCCACGCCGTCGCGGTCGACGCGCGAGCGCCACGCTTCGACGGCGGGATCGTGACCCGCATCGACGCGATCCCGTTCGGCATCGCCGTCGACGCGCGGGCGCGGCGCTTTTACGACGAAGGCGAGGACCTGTGGCCCAAGCGCTACGCGATCTGGGGCAAGCTGATTGCCGAGCTGCCCGGCCAAACCGCGTTCGCGATCTTCGACGCCAAGACGGCGCGGGGGTTCATCCCCTCGGTCTACCGGCCCGAACGCGCCGATACGCTGCCCGCGCTGGCGACACGGCTGGGCCTGTCGCCAGACGCGCTCGAAGACACCGTGCGCGCATTCAACGCGGCGGTGCGGCCCGGCGGGACGGTGCGCCTGGGCGAGCTCGACGGTTGCACGACCGACGGCCTGGTGCCGCCGAAGTCGAACTGGGCGCAGCCGATCGACACGCCGCCGTTCTTCGGCTACCCGCTGCGCCCCGGCGTGACGTTCACCTATCTCGGCGTCGCCGTGAACGCGGCCGCCCAGGTGCTGCGCGAGGACGGCGCGCCGTTCGACAACCTGTTCGCGGCCGGAGAGTGCATGGCCGGCAACATCCTCACCCGCGGGTATCTGGCCGGTTTCGGATTGACGATCGGCTCGACGTTCGGGCGGCTGGCAGGGACGGGGGCGGCACGCCGTGCTCGAGCTTGA
- a CDS encoding GntR family transcriptional regulator, producing MKTEAASSRADRDATHRLREAITAGRFQPNERLIEKDLVEWLGTSRGSVRVVLARLEQEGLVVREHNRGARVRLVSEHDAVEIVEARCALEALVARHAAVNASDADVAQLRTIMRDLEELRRQGDLLAYADRNRDLHATIIRMSRHHTAAALLTMLKSQSVSFQYRSILQPGRADRSIHEHESLVEAIAARDPDRAEAAMRDHLGAAVAALRASIASGRNARG from the coding sequence ATGAAGACCGAGGCGGCTTCGTCGCGCGCGGATCGCGACGCGACCCATCGGCTGCGCGAAGCCATCACCGCCGGGCGCTTTCAGCCCAACGAGCGGCTGATCGAAAAAGACTTGGTCGAATGGCTCGGCACCAGCCGGGGCAGCGTGCGCGTGGTGCTGGCGCGGCTCGAGCAAGAAGGGCTGGTCGTGCGCGAGCACAACCGCGGCGCGCGTGTGCGGCTGGTCTCCGAGCACGACGCGGTCGAGATCGTCGAGGCGCGCTGCGCGCTCGAGGCGCTGGTCGCGCGGCACGCCGCGGTCAACGCGAGCGACGCCGACGTCGCGCAGCTGCGCACGATCATGCGCGATCTCGAGGAGCTGCGCCGGCAGGGCGATCTGCTGGCCTACGCCGACCGCAACCGTGACCTCCACGCGACGATCATCCGCATGTCGCGCCACCACACCGCCGCCGCGCTGCTGACGATGCTCAAGTCACAGAGCGTCTCGTTTCAGTACCGCTCGATCTTGCAGCCGGGCCGCGCGGACCGCTCGATCCACGAGCACGAGTCGCTGGTCGAGGCGATCGCCGCACGCGATCCCGACCGCGCTGAGGCCGCGATGCGCGACCACCTGGGCGCGGCCGTCGCCGCGCTGCGCGCCTCGATCGCGTCGGGCCGCAACGCGCGCGGCTGA
- a CDS encoding DUF2380 domain-containing protein, producing MHLLLAVAAAYAVLPLTVGETGLPDAIAPSVAERGALVAQFERQARAADGVVAVPGPTVARALERAGYDQNTPYRACASAACARAVGRALHVRAVVYGSVTRYMALIWGMDVTVVDVRTGAVTGPFSLGYKGDYAALYAGEGDLSVAVAHTLTAR from the coding sequence ATGCACCTGCTCCTGGCCGTTGCCGCCGCCTACGCCGTGTTGCCGCTGACCGTCGGCGAGACGGGACTGCCCGACGCGATCGCGCCGTCGGTAGCCGAGCGCGGCGCGCTGGTCGCCCAGTTCGAGCGCCAGGCGCGCGCGGCTGACGGCGTGGTCGCCGTTCCGGGCCCCACCGTGGCGCGAGCGCTCGAGCGCGCCGGCTACGATCAGAACACGCCCTACCGCGCCTGCGCGAGCGCCGCCTGTGCGCGCGCCGTCGGCCGCGCGCTGCACGTGCGGGCGGTCGTGTACGGCTCGGTAACGCGCTACATGGCGCTGATCTGGGGGATGGACGTCACCGTCGTCGACGTGCGCACCGGCGCCGTCACCGGCCCGTTCTCGCTCGGCTACAAAGGCGACTACGCGGCCCTGTACGCCGGCGAGGGTGACTTGTCGGTCGCGGTGGCGCACACGCTGACCGCACGATGA
- a CDS encoding KTSC domain-containing protein has product MRRVAVLSSTIRSVGYEPTTHELEVEFRSREIYVYHDVPPERYDGLMRSESRGTYFNKHIRDEFRFTRT; this is encoded by the coding sequence ATGCGACGGGTGGCGGTCCTTTCTTCGACGATTCGGTCGGTCGGCTACGAGCCGACCACGCACGAGCTCGAAGTCGAGTTCAGGTCACGGGAAATCTACGTCTATCACGACGTGCCGCCCGAACGCTACGACGGCCTGATGCGCTCGGAGTCACGGGGCACGTACTTCAACAAGCACATCCGCGACGAGTTCCGCTTCACGCGGACGTAA